GCTTCTCTGATATTCTTGATACGTGCTGCGTGTTCCTCATGATTTCCGTGAGAAAAATTAAGGCGTGAAACATTCATGCCTGCTTCAATCAATTGAACCAATTTGTCTACACTTTCACTAGCGGGACCAATTGTACAAACAATTTTCGTTTTGCGCATAGCTTGCAACCTCCTGGTTTACTGTAAAGAGATTAAATAGAAAGCTCTTTCGATAATTTATATAAGTTCAAGTCAACAGTGTGCTCTTTAGCCAAAGCTTCAATGATATCGTAATCAACTAGTTGATTGTTTTCCATTCCTACGGCACGTCCGCCTTTTCCTTCCAATAGAAGCTCTACTGCCCGTGCTCCCAGTCTGCTTGCTAGTACGCGGTCGAATGCTGTAGGTGTTCCGCCGCGCTGAACATGGCCAAGGACCGTTACACGTGTGTCAAAATCAGTCTCTTCCTGCAGTTGCTTCGCGAAATCATAACCGTTCATGACACCCTCAGCTACCACAATGATACTGTGTTTTTTACCGCGTTCATGTCCCTTTTTCAAACGGTGAGCTATATCCTTCATGTCATGCGGATCCTCAGGAATCAGGATTGTTTCAGCACCCCCTGCCAGGCCAGCCCATAATGCCAAATCTCCAGCGTTGCGTCCCATTACTTCGACAACAAACGTTCTTTCATGGGAAGAAGCAGTATCACGGATTTTATCGATTGCATCGATGACAGTGTTAAGTGCTGTATCAAATCCGATTGTGAATTCAGTACCTGGGATATCATTGTCAATCGTTCCAGGAACACCAACACATGGGAATCCCTGTTCTGTCAACGCTTTAGCTCCTCTGTAAGAACCGTCTCCGCCAATGACGACAAGTCCGTCAATGCCAAACTTATTCAATTGCTCAATCCCTTTTTGCTGGCCTTCCTTTGTCTTGAATTCTTCGCTTCTTGCAGAATAAAGGAATGTTCCGCCACGGTGGATGATATCACCAACTGATCCAAGTTCCAGCTTTTTAATATTTCCGCTCATCAAGCCAGCGTAACCGCCAAATACACCATATACCTCTACATCATGGTAAATCGCTTTCCTGACAACCGCACGTACGGCCGCATTCATGCCGGGCGAATCCCCGCCGCTCGTCAAAACACCAATTCTTTTCATCTTTTCACCTCATTCAGTATGTACTGTACCAAAAACTAATCACTGTAGTATCCTGTTATTAGCTTATCTTATTATAAACAGAATACCCGGGAATATTTCTAAAATACCACGTAGAATACCGTATCTCAACTGAATCCTCAATATTGACAATAAGACGGAATTATCACGTAATTGCAAGCGCTTCAATAGGATTTTTAGCCCTTCTGCCCCCGGATTATTGACTGCTTTCAGGTACATATCCGAGTTGTCAAGCTTTGATTTTATAAAGTAAAAAATAAAACGTGCTAAATGGCACGTTTTATTTTACCCCTATAAACTCAGTTGGAAACGAAAACTCTCCAATTCGTTTGTATTTTTCGTATCGCTGGCTCAGCAGTGCTTCTTCATCGAGTACAAGCAGTTCGGACATTGAATCTTTTAGAATTTTATCCATATACTTCGCCTGCTGCTTTAAGTCTTTATGGGCCCCGCCCTTTACTTCCGGAATGATTTGATCAATGATTCCAAGCCCCTTCAGATCTGGAGCTGTAATCTTCATCGTTTCAGCAGCCTTTTTCGCCAAAGATGAATCTTTCCAAAGAATGGCCGCTGCGCCTTCAGGTGAAATGACGGAGTAGGTGGAGTTTTCCAGCATGTGAATGTAATTGCCGACTCCAAGAGCCAGCGCGCCGCCGCTTCCGCCTTCTCCTATAACGACACAGATTACCGGGACCGTAAGTCCTGCCATCTCGAATAGATTGCGGGCG
The window above is part of the Mesobacillus jeotgali genome. Proteins encoded here:
- the pfkA gene encoding 6-phosphofructokinase, yielding MKRIGVLTSGGDSPGMNAAVRAVVRKAIYHDVEVYGVFGGYAGLMSGNIKKLELGSVGDIIHRGGTFLYSARSEEFKTKEGQQKGIEQLNKFGIDGLVVIGGDGSYRGAKALTEQGFPCVGVPGTIDNDIPGTEFTIGFDTALNTVIDAIDKIRDTASSHERTFVVEVMGRNAGDLALWAGLAGGAETILIPEDPHDMKDIAHRLKKGHERGKKHSIIVVAEGVMNGYDFAKQLQEETDFDTRVTVLGHVQRGGTPTAFDRVLASRLGARAVELLLEGKGGRAVGMENNQLVDYDIIEALAKEHTVDLNLYKLSKELSI